A window of the Streptomyces sp. JB150 genome harbors these coding sequences:
- the modB gene encoding molybdate ABC transporter permease subunit, which produces MSPGSRAGGPPRTRTGGARVVPLPLLLPALMGLAFLLVPLLALLVRTPWSSLPDQLTSPGVWEALRLSLICATAATALSLVLGVPLAWLLARTEFPGRGLVRALVTLPLVLPPVVGGVALLLALGRNGVVGRWLDAWFGITLPFTTAGVVLAETFVAMPFLVISVEGTLRAADRRYEEAATTLGASRFTAFRRVTLPLIAPGVAAGAVLAWARALGEFGATITFAGNFPGRTQTMPLAVYLALQNDPAAAIALSLVLLAVSIAVLAGLRDRWMRTT; this is translated from the coding sequence ATGAGCCCCGGGAGCCGGGCGGGCGGGCCGCCTCGTACGCGCACCGGGGGCGCCCGCGTGGTGCCCCTGCCGCTGCTGCTGCCCGCCCTCATGGGCCTTGCGTTCCTGCTGGTCCCGCTGCTCGCCCTGCTCGTGCGCACCCCCTGGAGCAGCCTGCCCGACCAACTGACCAGCCCCGGGGTGTGGGAGGCGCTGCGGCTGTCCCTGATCTGCGCCACGGCCGCGACCGCGCTCAGCCTGGTCCTCGGGGTGCCCCTGGCGTGGCTGCTGGCCCGCACCGAGTTCCCCGGCCGCGGCCTGGTCCGGGCCCTGGTGACCCTGCCGCTCGTGCTGCCGCCCGTGGTGGGCGGTGTCGCCCTGCTGCTCGCGCTCGGCCGCAACGGCGTCGTGGGCCGGTGGCTGGACGCGTGGTTCGGCATCACCCTGCCGTTCACCACGGCGGGCGTCGTCCTCGCGGAGACCTTCGTCGCCATGCCCTTCCTGGTCATCAGCGTGGAGGGCACCCTGCGCGCCGCCGACCGGCGCTACGAGGAGGCCGCCACGACCCTCGGCGCCTCCCGGTTCACCGCCTTCCGCCGGGTCACCCTGCCGCTGATCGCCCCCGGCGTCGCGGCGGGCGCCGTCCTCGCCTGGGCCCGCGCCCTCGGCGAGTTCGGCGCGACGATCACCTTCGCGGGCAACTTCCCCGGCCGCACCCAGACCATGCCGCTCGCCGTCTACCTGGCCCTCCAGAACGACCCCGCCGCCGCCATCGCCCTCAGCCTGGTCCTCCTCGCCGTCTCCATCGCGGTCCTGGCGGGCCTGCGGGACCGCTGGATGAGAACCACATGA